The stretch of DNA CTGTTGGACCTCTGTTGGTCTTAACTTTGTTTTGAATCTGAAAGCTTTAGACTAACAGACACATGAAGCCTGTATGTCTGCACAGCTGTCATTTAAAACAAGAGCAGCTTGTTCTATGGCCTTCAGTCCCAATGTACAGTGAGCCATGGGTAGTAAACACTGCAGGTGTTTTACAATAACATATTTCTATTCTCAGAATGGGGATTCCTGTCCACATACACGATGAAAAGAGTTTCCAAAAATACACCAGGTGTATCAAGGTGAGAGGGAATTTAACCATGACTCAGAGGGACAGCTACACATGCGTGCATCTTATCAGGAGAACATGGGTGGGGCTAAAGCTAATGAGCAATCCAGCTGAACTGAGCGAAACAAAGTGTGTGAATGAACCGCTCAGTAACATGTGTGTTGGTCACAGTAACAATACACTCACAATTTAGTTGAATGAGACTTTAGTCATCCTTTACGAACTTCCCTTTGATGTATGGCACGTAGTCTAGCACTAGTCGCCAGTCTGTAAAGTGAACAAGCGCCACGCTGCCCACTGTTCCCCAGGCAACCATATTTGGTACCCTGGATGGAAAAGAACAATGGTATTCATAAATTACTCAGCACTTTAAATTACGCACCACCATTTAGTTTTCACTTTTTGCcttcaataaatattttttagttttattttatatgttgttAATAGCTTTTTAAGTATTAAAAggtaattttaaaatgatcatacaaataaaaaagggTAACCATCATGAAAGCCACTTcaattaatgattatttttaataattgattaatctgtcaGTTATTTTCACAATTAATAGATGAATCATTTTATCTCATAAATGTCAGAAATCAGTGAAAAATTATCCATCAATGTTTTCCAAAGCCCAACGTGCAACCTGAAATGTCTTGTTCAGTCTCAGTTAGCAGGTTTCAACCCAAA from Scomber japonicus isolate fScoJap1 chromosome 7, fScoJap1.pri, whole genome shotgun sequence encodes:
- the LOC128361725 gene encoding cytochrome b-c1 complex subunit 10-like — its product is MVQKILNKIVGAKYISMLRTWVPNMVAWGTVGSVALVHFTDWRLVLDYVPYIKGKFVKDD